The DNA region TGGCATTATATTTATGGTACCTGAAGGGAGAGTGTTCGCGTGGAAAAAACAGAAGTGGAAAAAACAGAATTTGAAATATTGACCGAAAAGGCGACGAAATTAGCGTGGAAGTATGAGCAGATCTATGGAGGATGTGCCCAGGTCGTGCTAGCCTCCGTCAAGGAGACTTTGGGACATGTGGAGGATGGGGTTTTTCAGTCCGCCACAGGCTTGGCCGGTGGAATCGGTCGTTCTGGGCACGCGTGTGGCGCGCTAGTGGGAGGGGTGATGGCCCTTTCTTGTTTTTGGGGCAGACCCTACGACGATTTCGC from Synergistaceae bacterium includes:
- a CDS encoding C-GCAxxG-C-C family protein is translated as MEKTEVEKTEFEILTEKATKLAWKYEQIYGGCAQVVLASVKETLGHVEDGVFQSATGLAGGIGRSGHACGALVGGVMALSCFWGRPYDDFADPGKRRALCLDMSKKLVEKFQSEYGSAECHGVHRKILGRAYDLSDPQEFERFVRDGGHDDKCPSVCANAVNWVFEILNNENLI